The Ignavibacteriales bacterium genome includes a window with the following:
- a CDS encoding glycoside hydrolase family 97 protein, with product MKSLKVILFLILVLTCNTISQTIYSPGHKLSLTFNLTPEGIPVYQLSLAQKEVIKSSKLGVILKELPSFDNGFTILKIDTSSFDETWSPVWGEVKQIRNNYNELTVTLQQPTVHNRKLLIKFRLFDDGLGFRYEFPDQQELTYFVIDDEITEFNMTGDHKTFWIPGDYDTNEYFYSTSRLSEIDALGRNKSSTEIYLRSFIAPNAVQTPLMMKSNDGLYINISEAALVNYPALNLLVNKNNFSLLSTLVPNAVGSKAFMQAPCTTPWRTVVVSDKAVDILASKMMLNLNEPCKLEDVSWIHPVKYVGIWWEMHVGKSSWNYSDVNNIKLDQTDWKSLKPNGRHGATTENTKKYIDFAAKYKFDGVLVEGWDIGWEDWFGKWKENVFDFVTPYPDFNVPELQKYAASKSVKLIMHHETSASATNYERRMDDAYRFMKQYGYDAVKTGYVGKIIPRGEHHDGQWMVNHYLHVAEKTAQYKIMLDAHEPVRPTGLQRTYPNWLASEAARGNEYNAWSIGNAPEHETILPFTRLMGGPMDYTPGIFQIKLNYYNPDKKEQVHTTLAKQLALYVTLYSPLQMAADLPENYERFPDAFKFIVDVAVDWDDTKILEAEPGDYITIARKAKNSDKWFIGAITDEQARTTEIKLDYLDNGKWYVASLYTDAKDTHWEKNPMTYNINNYLVNDKTKLKIDLACGGGAAISLKPASKEEMIKYKKY from the coding sequence ATGAAAAGCTTGAAAGTGATTCTATTTCTGATCTTGGTTCTGACGTGCAATACAATTTCACAAACTATTTATTCGCCCGGACATAAATTGAGTCTGACTTTCAACCTGACTCCTGAGGGTATACCGGTTTATCAGTTGTCATTGGCCCAGAAGGAAGTTATAAAAAGTAGCAAGCTGGGAGTGATTCTTAAGGAACTCCCTTCATTCGACAATGGATTCACAATCCTTAAAATTGACACGTCTTCGTTTGATGAAACCTGGTCTCCAGTATGGGGCGAGGTCAAACAGATCCGAAATAATTATAATGAGCTTACGGTTACACTTCAGCAGCCGACTGTACATAACCGCAAACTGCTGATTAAATTCCGCCTATTTGACGATGGATTGGGATTTCGTTATGAATTCCCCGACCAGCAGGAACTGACGTATTTTGTCATTGACGATGAGATAACAGAATTTAACATGACCGGCGATCACAAAACATTCTGGATACCCGGTGATTATGATACAAATGAATATTTTTATTCTACCAGCAGACTCAGCGAAATTGATGCCTTAGGACGCAATAAATCTTCAACCGAAATTTATCTAAGATCTTTTATAGCCCCTAATGCCGTTCAGACTCCACTTATGATGAAAAGCAATGACGGGCTTTATATAAATATTTCTGAAGCTGCTCTGGTTAATTATCCGGCATTGAATCTTTTGGTTAATAAGAATAATTTCTCTCTTCTTTCCACACTCGTTCCCAATGCAGTAGGAAGTAAAGCATTTATGCAGGCACCTTGCACAACTCCATGGCGCACGGTGGTTGTAAGCGATAAGGCTGTTGATATACTGGCTTCTAAAATGATGCTGAACCTGAATGAACCATGCAAACTGGAAGACGTCAGTTGGATACACCCTGTAAAATATGTCGGTATCTGGTGGGAAATGCACGTTGGAAAATCTTCATGGAATTATTCAGATGTTAATAACATAAAACTCGACCAGACCGACTGGAAAAGCCTGAAACCGAACGGAAGACATGGCGCAACCACAGAAAACACAAAAAAATATATAGACTTTGCCGCCAAATATAAATTTGACGGCGTTCTGGTTGAAGGCTGGGACATAGGCTGGGAGGATTGGTTCGGGAAGTGGAAAGAAAATGTATTTGATTTTGTCACTCCTTATCCTGATTTCAATGTTCCTGAATTGCAGAAATATGCCGCGTCTAAAAGTGTTAAACTGATAATGCACCATGAAACTTCTGCTTCCGCAACAAATTATGAACGCCGTATGGACGATGCATACAGGTTTATGAAACAGTACGGATACGATGCCGTTAAGACCGGTTATGTCGGCAAAATTATTCCACGCGGTGAACACCACGACGGACAGTGGATGGTAAATCATTACTTACACGTTGCCGAAAAAACTGCTCAATATAAAATAATGCTCGATGCGCACGAGCCGGTTAGGCCTACCGGACTGCAAAGAACATATCCCAACTGGCTGGCAAGTGAAGCCGCAAGAGGTAACGAATATAATGCATGGAGTATCGGAAATGCTCCTGAACATGAAACGATACTTCCCTTCACACGCCTCATGGGCGGTCCTATGGATTATACTCCCGGAATATTCCAGATTAAACTGAATTACTATAATCCGGACAAAAAAGAGCAAGTGCATACAACACTGGCAAAACAACTCGCTCTGTATGTTACTCTTTACAGCCCGTTGCAGATGGCTGCCGACCTGCCTGAAAATTATGAACGATTCCCGGATGCTTTTAAGTTCATTGTGGATGTAGCGGTTGACTGGGATGATACAAAAATTCTGGAAGCTGAACCGGGTGATTATATTACAATCGCACGCAAAGCTAAAAACAGCGATAAGTGGTTCATCGGTGCAATTACAGATGAGCAGGCACGAACTACTGAAATAAAATTGGATTATTTAGATAATGGCAAATGGTATGTGGCCTCTCTTTATACCGATGCAAAAGACACGCACTGGGAGAAAAATCCAATGACTTACAACATTAATAATTATCTCGTAAATGATAAAACCAAATTGAAAATAGACCTTGCATGCGGAGGCGGTGCTGCAATAAGCCTCAAACCGGCTTCAAAAGAAGAAATGATAAAGTATAAAAAATATTAG
- a CDS encoding penicillin-binding transpeptidase domain-containing protein: MKKLLLLCSFILTNSVFGQTIDTVDLKSYFGGHAGGFSVYSFNTDRYVQYNVEHCKKRLSPCSTFKIPNSLISLETGVVPDSGFIIKYDSVLHPRDAEMLNTEPFKYWFHDLSLKMAFKYSCVWYYQELARRIGHERMAKYVNLLEYGNKDISSGDDTFWLCGSIQISINEQIEFLKKLYMHRLNGFSDTSINTVKGIMLYESTPQYKLYGKTGGGGCFDNKFLGWYVGFVETDAGTSVFAMNIIVDSFDELKNNFRIELTKNVLRELKIIQ, encoded by the coding sequence ATGAAAAAACTCTTGTTGCTTTGTTCGTTTATATTGACCAACAGTGTATTTGGCCAAACGATTGATACAGTCGATCTCAAATCATATTTTGGTGGACACGCAGGCGGGTTCAGCGTCTACAGTTTCAATACAGACAGGTATGTTCAATATAACGTAGAACACTGTAAGAAGAGACTTTCACCATGTTCTACGTTTAAGATTCCCAACTCCCTCATTAGCCTGGAAACCGGAGTTGTGCCCGATTCCGGATTTATTATCAAGTATGACAGTGTGCTGCATCCCAGAGATGCAGAAATGTTAAACACAGAGCCGTTCAAATACTGGTTTCATGATTTGTCACTCAAAATGGCTTTTAAGTATTCGTGTGTGTGGTATTATCAGGAATTGGCAAGGAGGATTGGGCACGAACGCATGGCGAAGTATGTCAATCTTCTCGAGTACGGCAACAAGGATATCTCGAGCGGGGACGATACGTTTTGGCTGTGCGGCTCCATTCAGATTTCGATCAACGAGCAAATTGAATTTCTTAAGAAACTCTATATGCATCGGCTGAACGGATTCTCCGATACATCCATCAATACCGTCAAGGGTATTATGCTGTACGAATCTACTCCGCAGTACAAACTGTATGGAAAGACAGGCGGCGGCGGTTGTTTTGATAATAAGTTCCTTGGCTGGTACGTCGGGTTTGTGGAAACCGATGCGGGTACCAGCGTATTTGCGATGAACATTATCGTCGACAGTTTTGATGAATTAAAGAATAATTTCCGGATTGAACTGACGAAGAACGTATTGAGAGAATTGAAAATCATTCAATAG
- a CDS encoding serine hydrolase has translation MKEQYFHPGDSSAAHDVRSVTKSVMSTLIGIAIDQGIIPSEEQKIGDYLQPLVGTIDSAKASIKLHDVLSMSSGLSGNDIPDVSEYNNWFNAPNQLEYTLNKSLIHQPGEAFGYNTGASHLTSAILTQVTGESTFQFAKQYLFQLLGIADHSWGKDKQGIYNGGAALSLTPYDMLKIGQLYLNKGMYNGVRIVSEDWIEKASTFKITTNDIEPFSPGYGYFWWIGNSASHGYFFANGYGGQFIVVVPDVRLIVVATNNWSNVPTDTANQQWYNTLDVIINKIIPLYK, from the coding sequence ATGAAAGAACAGTATTTCCATCCGGGCGATTCCTCCGCAGCGCATGATGTGCGTTCCGTTACCAAAAGCGTGATGTCCACTTTGATTGGAATTGCCATCGATCAAGGGATCATCCCATCAGAGGAGCAGAAGATCGGTGATTACCTGCAGCCGCTAGTTGGCACCATAGACTCGGCGAAAGCGAGTATTAAGCTACACGATGTGCTTTCCATGAGCAGCGGCCTTTCCGGAAATGACATTCCAGACGTATCTGAATACAACAACTGGTTCAATGCTCCCAATCAACTTGAATACACTCTCAATAAATCCTTGATTCATCAACCCGGCGAGGCATTCGGATACAATACCGGAGCGTCGCACTTAACATCCGCGATACTCACACAAGTCACAGGAGAGTCGACCTTTCAATTTGCAAAGCAGTACCTTTTCCAGCTCCTCGGAATAGCAGATCATTCCTGGGGAAAAGACAAACAAGGAATCTACAACGGCGGTGCAGCACTATCCCTGACTCCTTATGACATGCTCAAGATTGGTCAGCTCTACCTGAATAAAGGAATGTATAATGGAGTTCGCATTGTCTCTGAAGATTGGATTGAAAAAGCATCCACATTCAAGATAACAACCAATGATATCGAACCTTTTAGTCCGGGCTATGGATATTTCTGGTGGATTGGAAACAGTGCATCACACGGATATTTCTTTGCTAATGGATATGGCGGACAATTCATTGTTGTTGTTCCTGATGTCAGGTTAATCGTTGTTGCAACAAATAATTGGTCAAATGTTCCAACCGACACGGCAAATCAGCAATGGTACAATACATTAGATGTGATTATAAATAAAATAATCCCTCTCTACAAATGA